The following are encoded in a window of Salmo trutta chromosome 9, fSalTru1.1, whole genome shotgun sequence genomic DNA:
- the rhbdd3 gene encoding rhomboid domain-containing protein 3, producing the protein MVDRICAIWFWFGSNRPGFFLGTTFLLTLMVLMWLGGIPASLSLGPGGQYPGCRDLSLYAFSHEELSSLLYNAILLLLLGPCQERRWGTVAFLALSLLSIALLPPLYAILLFISGDEASRVCGSSATQLALFTAQCRQVTQRKLLRCVPVWFLPWLLLLLNLVLLPSTPGLLHFCAILIGHNYRPSFIGVLQKIENIGIFNFLPDWAYVPYYSRLRLPTYNTSQRSGPFPQVAPSNRTPMEDFPPVNPQPWLASVPHWLLDGSAAVSEAQLLEEQMLRAGILASLQDAPEEPGTKVEVPKSSVSFLRLQQLEKMGFPTDKAVVALAATRQLDGAISLLIDDRVGEEAVMTSKGKIPLPPRNT; encoded by the exons ATGGTTGACCGTATTTGCGCAATATGGTTTTGGTTTGGCTCGAATCGTCCGGGATTCTTTCTTGGAACAACGTTTCTGTTAACTCTGATGGTGCTGATGTGGCTTGGTGGTATTCCAGCCAGTCTGAGTTTAGGCCCAGGTGGACAGTACCCAGGGTGCCGAG atctGTCACTCTATGCCTTTAGTCATGAGGAgctgtcctctcttctctacaACGCAATTCTCCTGCTGTTGCTTGGACCATGCCAGGAGCGACGCTGGGGCACAGTGGCTTTCCTTGCCCTCTCACTCCTGTCCATAGCTCTCCTGCCTCCACTGTATGCCATCCTACTCTTCATCAGTGGGGATGAGGCTAGTCGTGTTTGTGGTTCCTCTGCCACCCAACTGGCTCTGTTTACAGCCCAGTGTCGTCAGGTGACCCAGAGGAAGCTGCTCAGATGTGTACCAGTTTGGTTCCTGCCCTGGCTTCTCTTACTCCTCAATCTGGTGTTGCTTCCAAGCACACCGGGTTTGCTCCACTTCTGTGCCATACTGATAGGACACAACT ATCGTCCATCCTTTATTGGGGTTTTGCAGAAAATAGAGAATATTGGGATTTTCAACTTCCTCCCTGATTGGGCCTATGTTCCTTACTACTCCAGGCTAAGGCTTCCCACCTATAACACCTCACAGAG ATCTGGGCCATTCCCTCAGGTAGCTCCCTCTAACAGAACCCCCATGGAGGACTTTCCGCCCGTGAACCCACAGCCTTGGTTAGCGTCTGTTCCTCATTGGCTGCTGGACGGGTCTGCAGCAGTGTCAGAGGCCCAGTTATTGGAGGAGCAGATGCTGAGGGCGGGGATATTGGCCTCCTTACAGGATGCTCCTGAGGAACCAGGGACCAAAGTTGAGGTGCCAAAGTCCTCAGTGTCCTTTCTGAG GCTTCAGCAACTGGAGAAGATGGGGTTTCCTACAGATAAAGCTGTGGTGGCGCTGGCTGCAACTAGACAGCTAGATGGCGCCATCTCCCTGCTCATTGATGACAGAGTTGGGGAGGAGGCTGTGATGACATCCAAAGGGAAGATCCCCCTGCCACCAAGAAATACCTGA